A single window of Paenibacillus sp. FSL H8-0537 DNA harbors:
- a CDS encoding carbohydrate ABC transporter permease has protein sequence MDKLKRVSVYIFLSVAAFISIFPFLWMIVSATNSSSDVTQGRLLPGSKLLDNINNLFSTVDIVPALMNSAKISISTTLLAMLIASLAGYGFEIYKSKAKDIVFTILLLSMMIPFAAIMVPLYQMFAGISSSVPFLGLDTLSGVVLPTMTTAFLIFFFRQNTKMFPKELLEAGRIDGLNELALFFRIYVPTMKTTYAAAGIITFMSSWNNYLWPLIVLQSPDKRTIPMLISNLGSSYTPDYGMIMMAIVISTIPTALVFFLMQRHFVAGMTGSVK, from the coding sequence ATGGATAAGCTAAAACGGGTATCGGTTTATATTTTTCTCAGCGTCGCAGCGTTCATTTCCATTTTCCCGTTTCTGTGGATGATCGTCAGCGCGACGAACAGCTCCTCGGATGTAACGCAAGGCAGACTGCTGCCAGGCAGCAAGCTGCTTGACAATATTAATAATTTGTTCAGCACGGTCGATATTGTGCCGGCGCTTATGAACTCGGCTAAAATTTCCATTTCGACGACACTGCTGGCGATGCTGATTGCCTCGCTTGCAGGTTACGGCTTTGAAATTTATAAAAGCAAGGCAAAGGACATCGTCTTCACGATTTTACTGCTGTCCATGATGATTCCTTTCGCGGCGATTATGGTTCCGCTGTATCAAATGTTCGCAGGAATTTCGAGCAGCGTTCCATTTCTAGGCCTTGATACGCTTTCGGGCGTCGTGCTGCCAACGATGACGACAGCGTTTCTCATCTTCTTTTTCCGTCAAAACACAAAAATGTTTCCGAAAGAGCTGCTCGAAGCAGGTCGTATTGACGGCTTGAACGAGCTGGCCTTGTTCTTCCGCATTTATGTGCCTACGATGAAAACGACGTATGCGGCAGCGGGAATTATTACGTTTATGTCCAGCTGGAACAACTACTTGTGGCCGCTTATCGTGCTGCAATCGCCGGACAAGCGTACCATTCCAATGTTGATCTCCAACCTCGGCTCCAGCTACACGCCGGATTACGGGATGATCATGATGGCAATCGTTATTTCAACGATTCCAACGGCGCTTGTATTCTTCCTAATGCAAAGACATTTTGTAGCAGGTATGACCGGTTCGGTCAAATAA
- a CDS encoding extracellular solute-binding protein, whose product MKKMLAILLASFVLLTACSAKTDDATNTGSGNAAGNTAKELTVWAWDKTFNIGAMERAGAAYAAKHPDSGVKLNIVENAQADIIQKLNAGLNSGTTKGLPTIILIEDYRAQSFLQAYPDAFFDLSDYIKPADFADYKIGPTSLDGKQYGVPFDSGVAGLYVRTDYLEQAGYKVADLQNLNWDQVIEIGKAVKEKTGKQLLSLDPNDLGIIRMMIQSAGSWYLKDDGVTPDIAGNVALKEAFETYKKMMEADIVKVHSDWSQFVAGFNSGEVASVPTGNWITASVKAEASQSGKWAIVPFPKLTNNADSVNASNLGGSSWYVMNVDGKEAAAEFLKETFGSDVDLYQKLATEIGAIGTLKAAADGVAYKAADEFFGGQTAVADFAKWTAEIPRVNYGMHTYAIEDILVVEMQNFMGGKAIDKVLADAQAQAETQVK is encoded by the coding sequence GTGAAAAAAATGCTTGCCATCCTTTTGGCCAGCTTCGTGCTGCTCACAGCATGTTCAGCTAAAACAGACGATGCTACAAACACAGGCAGCGGAAATGCTGCAGGAAACACTGCAAAAGAACTTACGGTTTGGGCATGGGACAAAACGTTTAACATCGGCGCTATGGAGCGTGCGGGTGCGGCTTATGCTGCTAAGCATCCTGATTCCGGCGTAAAACTTAACATTGTTGAAAATGCACAAGCTGACATTATCCAAAAGCTGAATGCAGGTCTTAACTCGGGCACAACAAAAGGTCTTCCAACGATTATTTTGATCGAAGATTACCGTGCGCAAAGCTTCTTGCAAGCTTACCCGGATGCATTTTTCGACCTTTCGGATTACATCAAACCGGCTGACTTTGCTGATTACAAAATCGGACCGACAAGCCTTGATGGCAAACAATACGGCGTACCTTTCGATTCTGGCGTAGCGGGACTTTATGTAAGAACCGACTATTTGGAGCAAGCTGGCTACAAAGTAGCTGATTTGCAGAATCTGAACTGGGATCAAGTCATTGAAATTGGTAAAGCTGTTAAAGAAAAAACAGGCAAGCAATTGCTTTCTCTAGATCCTAATGACCTGGGTATTATCCGGATGATGATTCAGTCCGCTGGCTCATGGTACCTGAAGGATGATGGTGTAACACCTGATATTGCTGGCAACGTAGCATTGAAAGAAGCTTTCGAAACTTACAAAAAGATGATGGAAGCGGACATTGTAAAAGTTCATTCCGACTGGAGCCAGTTTGTAGCCGGCTTTAACAGTGGCGAAGTAGCAAGCGTTCCAACAGGAAACTGGATTACAGCTTCCGTGAAAGCAGAAGCATCGCAATCTGGAAAATGGGCTATTGTTCCATTCCCTAAACTGACGAACAACGCTGATTCCGTTAACGCTTCGAACCTTGGTGGCAGCTCGTGGTATGTAATGAACGTTGATGGCAAAGAAGCAGCAGCAGAATTTTTGAAAGAAACTTTTGGTTCTGATGTTGACCTGTACCAAAAGCTTGCAACAGAAATTGGTGCAATTGGCACGCTGAAAGCAGCAGCTGATGGCGTAGCTTATAAAGCAGCTGATGAGTTCTTCGGCGGACAAACAGCTGTAGCTGATTTCGCAAAATGGACTGCTGAAATTCCAAGAGTTAACTACGGTATGCATACGTATGCTATCGAGGACATTCTTGTTGTAGAAATGCAAAACTTCATGGGCGGCAAAGCAATCGACAAAGTATTGGCGGATGCTCAAGCTCAAGCTGAAACACAAGTTAAATAA
- a CDS encoding ArsR family transcriptional regulator, translated as MYLTTNAESLRVYEALASEVRLQIIDLLDERERHIKELAAELYLSSAIVSTHVSKLQQAGIVTSKMKRVGGGTYKYCSLSAEYLQIRLSRPNDQKRKNMETMLPVGHYTDVAAFPTCGIATAEKLIGQYDNPKYFLDPERMNAGILWFARGYVEYKVPNHLFVDQRVQELEISLEIGSEAPQINENWPSDIRFFINGLYLGEWTSPGDFGRVRGRLSPDWWQGDVNQYGLLKVLRLNANGTFIDGLQISELTIHDLDWETPFLTLRISAEESVPGRGGLTLYGKGFGNYNQDIRIRTYYE; from the coding sequence ATGTACTTAACGACGAATGCAGAATCGCTTCGTGTATATGAAGCGCTGGCGAGCGAGGTTCGCCTGCAAATTATTGATTTGCTGGATGAGCGTGAACGGCATATTAAGGAGCTGGCAGCGGAGCTTTATTTGAGCAGCGCGATTGTCAGCACCCATGTGAGCAAGCTTCAGCAGGCGGGTATTGTGACGAGCAAAATGAAGCGCGTAGGTGGCGGAACGTATAAATACTGCTCACTTTCGGCCGAATATTTGCAAATCAGGCTGTCGAGGCCAAATGACCAGAAGCGAAAAAATATGGAAACGATGCTGCCGGTCGGCCATTATACCGATGTAGCTGCCTTTCCAACCTGCGGCATTGCAACAGCGGAGAAGCTAATCGGACAATATGATAATCCTAAATATTTTTTGGACCCGGAGCGAATGAATGCCGGCATTTTATGGTTTGCCAGAGGATATGTCGAATATAAGGTGCCCAATCATCTATTTGTTGATCAACGGGTGCAGGAATTGGAAATTTCACTGGAGATTGGCTCCGAAGCGCCACAAATTAATGAAAATTGGCCGTCGGATATTCGCTTTTTTATCAATGGCCTGTATTTGGGCGAATGGACGAGTCCGGGTGACTTTGGACGTGTGCGTGGACGGCTGTCACCGGATTGGTGGCAGGGCGATGTGAATCAATATGGCTTATTGAAGGTGCTGCGTCTCAATGCGAATGGCACCTTCATTGATGGCTTGCAAATATCCGAGCTGACGATTCATGATTTGGATTGGGAGACCCCGTTTCTGACGCTTCGCATCAGCGCCGAGGAAAGTGTTCCGGGCAGGGGAGGATTAACCTTGTACGGCAAGGGGTTTGGCAATTACAATCAAGATATAAGAATTCGTACCTATTATGAATAA
- a CDS encoding response regulator transcription factor encodes MAPYCRVLIVDDEILVRQGIKHLLNWEKEGFQIVGEAASGTEALEKIQQLEPHIVITDIVMPVMDGAELTRIVKARFPEIEVIVLSSFGEFDYVRSTFQSGVADYILKPKLEATHLLEVLKRTAQRIPSLKLEHAPTDKDTTVQVVLDMLMDGFGVELEEAVGAEAFPYDSFWMLGAECKPSGDKKAMLAVAELLKKRIQSELVVSLEESVHYSLRAEAGRFVLLINLNKQESPQLAAAVRRLDEWTGEQMLEARWTLGEPFSHYTEVGDHFKLSFLKMSDYRFFLADPDRVLIAGELPYMPPVEDKFDLPRFSEQLSKQQFESAFSDLLAYVQGAPHFYKKDVFEFKSFLSNVIFNMTIVVGRLEVDAAHLEEAKYRYFKEIGDASHISEAIVLMEAFVSEAETVLSTRKQGAGNPNMAMLLAYIGEHFAEPLSLTELAKHFHFNPSYLSTYFSAHNNEGFSEYLNKIRVEKAAELLLADTASISEISGMVGYSDHSYFTKVFKKITGLSPSHYRKQHVNQKRD; translated from the coding sequence ATGGCGCCTTATTGTCGTGTGCTCATTGTAGATGATGAAATATTAGTCAGACAAGGCATTAAGCACTTATTGAATTGGGAAAAGGAAGGCTTTCAAATCGTCGGCGAGGCGGCGAGCGGCACGGAGGCGCTGGAGAAAATTCAGCAGCTGGAGCCGCATATCGTAATAACCGATATCGTCATGCCTGTCATGGATGGCGCGGAGCTGACAAGAATTGTAAAGGCGAGATTCCCGGAAATTGAAGTGATTGTGCTTAGCAGCTTTGGAGAATTTGATTATGTGAGATCGACATTTCAAAGCGGCGTTGCCGATTATATATTGAAGCCTAAGCTGGAGGCGACCCATCTGCTTGAAGTATTAAAGCGCACTGCGCAGCGGATTCCTTCACTGAAGCTGGAGCATGCACCAACTGATAAAGACACAACGGTACAGGTAGTGCTGGATATGCTGATGGATGGCTTCGGCGTAGAGCTTGAGGAGGCGGTGGGGGCAGAAGCGTTCCCTTATGACAGCTTCTGGATGCTTGGTGCAGAATGCAAGCCTTCTGGAGATAAAAAGGCCATGCTAGCCGTAGCTGAGCTTCTGAAAAAAAGGATACAGTCGGAGCTCGTCGTTTCGCTAGAAGAGTCGGTCCATTATTCGCTTAGGGCGGAAGCTGGGCGCTTCGTGCTGCTCATTAATTTGAACAAGCAGGAAAGCCCGCAGCTTGCCGCTGCCGTACGAAGACTGGATGAGTGGACGGGCGAGCAAATGCTTGAAGCGCGATGGACACTGGGCGAGCCGTTCAGCCATTATACCGAGGTGGGGGACCATTTCAAGCTCAGCTTTCTGAAAATGAGCGACTACCGCTTTTTTCTGGCTGACCCGGATCGTGTGCTTATTGCAGGGGAGCTGCCATATATGCCGCCTGTAGAGGATAAGTTTGATTTGCCGCGGTTTTCCGAGCAGCTGAGCAAGCAGCAGTTTGAGAGCGCTTTTAGCGACCTGCTTGCTTATGTGCAGGGTGCCCCGCATTTTTATAAGAAGGATGTATTTGAGTTTAAATCATTCCTTAGCAATGTTATTTTTAATATGACGATTGTAGTGGGCCGCCTGGAGGTGGATGCCGCGCATTTGGAAGAGGCGAAATACCGCTATTTCAAGGAAATTGGCGACGCCTCGCATATAAGCGAAGCCATCGTGTTAATGGAGGCATTCGTGAGCGAAGCGGAGACTGTACTGTCAACCCGCAAGCAGGGAGCAGGCAATCCGAATATGGCAATGCTGCTTGCTTATATTGGCGAGCATTTTGCTGAGCCGCTAAGTCTGACGGAGCTGGCGAAGCATTTTCATTTTAACCCTTCTTATTTGTCTACGTATTTCAGTGCGCATAATAATGAAGGCTTTAGTGAATATTTGAACAAAATTCGGGTGGAGAAGGCGGCAGAGCTGCTGCTAGCCGATACGGCATCCATTTCAGAAATAAGCGGCATGGTGGGGTACTCGGATCATAGTTATTTTACAAAAGTGTTCAAAAAGATAACGGGCTTGTCACCTAGCCATTATCGCAAACAACATGTCAATCAGAAAAGGGACTAG
- a CDS encoding alpha-N-arabinofuranosidase, translating to MSLKSTMLIDKHFKIAEVDPRLYGSFIEHLGRAVYGGIYEPGHPTADENGFRRDALEAIKALNVPIIRYPGGNFVSGYNWEDGVGPKEERKRLLELAWWTTETNEVGTNEFADWAKLVGSEVMMAVNLGTRGVDAARNLVEYCNHPSGSYYSDLRISHGYKEPHKFKTWCLGNEMDGPWQIGAKTAVEYGRLANETAKVMRWVDPSIELVACGSSSSGMSTFADWEATVLDLTYDQVDYLSLHTYYNNNENNSENFLAKSLDMDQFIYSVTAIADYMKAKKRSKKKLMLSLDEWNVWNSIGTSRAEERWHIAPPEFEDVYTLEDALAVGCFVITLLKHADRVKIACLAQLINVIAPIMTENGGPLWLQTTYFPYKHASLYGRGTVLQPITSSPKYDSKDFTDVPYLEAISVHNEEQGEITIFAVNRHLKESLDLDVDVRSFGTVSLIEHVVLEHDDIKACNTKARPNQVLPHNNGTAKVDGGQVSAVLGKASWNMIRLKVASN from the coding sequence ATGTCATTGAAATCAACGATGCTCATTGATAAACATTTTAAAATTGCTGAGGTTGACCCGCGTCTATATGGATCATTCATCGAGCATCTAGGACGCGCCGTATACGGCGGCATTTATGAGCCGGGCCACCCGACGGCTGATGAGAACGGCTTCCGCCGCGATGCGCTCGAAGCGATTAAAGCGCTCAACGTTCCTATTATACGCTATCCTGGCGGAAATTTCGTCTCGGGCTACAATTGGGAGGACGGCGTTGGCCCGAAAGAAGAGCGCAAGCGTCTGCTTGAGCTGGCTTGGTGGACAACTGAAACAAATGAGGTTGGCACAAACGAATTTGCCGACTGGGCGAAGCTCGTTGGCTCCGAAGTCATGATGGCGGTCAATCTTGGCACGCGCGGCGTAGATGCAGCACGTAACCTCGTTGAATATTGCAATCATCCATCCGGCTCCTATTATAGCGATCTGCGCATTTCACACGGCTACAAAGAGCCGCATAAGTTCAAAACATGGTGCCTGGGCAATGAAATGGACGGCCCTTGGCAAATCGGCGCCAAAACAGCAGTTGAATACGGCAGACTGGCGAATGAAACGGCTAAAGTGATGCGCTGGGTCGATCCATCCATCGAGCTCGTTGCTTGCGGCAGCTCATCGAGCGGCATGAGCACCTTTGCCGATTGGGAAGCGACTGTACTGGATTTGACGTATGATCAGGTCGACTATCTATCGCTGCATACGTATTACAACAATAACGAAAACAACTCGGAAAACTTCCTCGCGAAATCGCTCGATATGGATCAATTCATCTACAGCGTAACGGCGATTGCGGATTACATGAAAGCGAAGAAGCGCAGCAAGAAGAAGCTCATGCTGTCGCTGGATGAGTGGAATGTTTGGAACTCCATTGGCACAAGCCGCGCCGAGGAACGTTGGCATATTGCGCCGCCAGAATTTGAGGATGTATATACGCTTGAGGATGCGCTTGCTGTCGGCTGCTTCGTCATTACACTGCTTAAGCACGCAGACCGGGTGAAAATCGCTTGCTTGGCCCAGCTCATTAACGTTATCGCTCCGATTATGACGGAAAATGGCGGTCCGCTGTGGCTGCAAACGACGTATTTCCCTTACAAGCACGCTTCCCTGTATGGACGGGGCACTGTGCTTCAACCGATTACTTCATCGCCAAAATACGATTCGAAGGACTTCACTGATGTGCCTTATCTGGAAGCGATTAGCGTTCATAATGAGGAGCAAGGTGAAATTACGATTTTCGCCGTCAACCGTCATTTGAAGGAATCGCTGGACCTTGATGTTGATGTTCGCAGCTTCGGCACTGTCAGCCTCATCGAGCATGTTGTTCTGGAGCATGACGATATTAAAGCTTGTAATACGAAAGCTCGTCCTAATCAAGTGCTGCCGCATAACAATGGCACAGCCAAAGTCGATGGCGGCCAAGTTAGCGCCGTACTAGGCAAAGCTTCGTGGAATATGATCCGCTTGAAAGTCGCTTCCAACTAA
- a CDS encoding sensor histidine kinase, translated as MKAFLEKFKYHGLFIKMFTVTLVSIISVSLLTTLVMMQMSERLFMNTFSITNGKIINQVQTNFESFSYSIVTATNNVQQSGTLKSFLTDPDERSVPTLKRYYEANTQIKRIQSGVSAYPVNMTITGINGRSHSSDSTYWPRSIEKLRSSKLTEQALQEPRRILYELDQDSMTPDNNSNAVVVAMKTLLERTSGQPYGQLYIAIREKDFRKFYTSFTSGGNDVVILNQAGMIVSSNRDQLVGTTVPELLTYAKQIEEQQLDVMDTTAMGKSSLVLSKYLPTYDFYLVNLIDKQQVMSQMVDFKLVVLISLAIVLLALIIVFVISRRLTRSLTLLARQISRVTKNDFNNYTSVTGSYEIKQLGNAYNYMLDELNDYIKRLIQTQKDQRNAELSALQMQINPHFLYNTLASIKILVQQGNKDKAAETINALISLLQNTVSNISETIPVSQELVNLKNYVFINHVRYGEQIRVNYFADKDCMGAHLPKLVIQPFMENAFFHAFHERREGYIYVLISREGDSLICEVVDNGVGISGLSNGEAGAEVDGATRENGERGVHSASHFFSGIGIRNVHDRLTLLYGEGYGVTIVSDPGQGTRVKIKLPLLFE; from the coding sequence ATGAAGGCATTTTTGGAAAAATTTAAATATCACGGCTTGTTTATTAAAATGTTTACCGTCACCTTAGTCAGCATCATTTCGGTTTCTCTGCTGACTACGCTTGTGATGATGCAAATGTCGGAGCGTCTATTCATGAATACGTTCAGTATTACGAATGGAAAAATCATTAATCAGGTGCAGACGAATTTCGAGTCATTCAGCTATTCCATTGTGACAGCGACCAATAATGTTCAGCAAAGCGGAACGCTCAAATCGTTTCTTACAGACCCCGATGAACGATCTGTCCCGACGTTGAAAAGATATTATGAAGCCAACACACAAATCAAGCGAATTCAATCGGGCGTCTCCGCTTATCCGGTGAATATGACGATAACGGGAATTAACGGGCGCAGCCATTCATCCGACAGCACCTATTGGCCGCGATCAATCGAGAAGCTTCGCAGCAGTAAGCTAACGGAGCAGGCGCTGCAGGAGCCACGGCGTATTTTGTACGAGCTGGATCAGGATAGCATGACGCCTGATAACAACTCGAATGCTGTTGTTGTCGCCATGAAAACACTGCTGGAGCGAACGAGTGGCCAGCCTTATGGCCAGCTTTATATTGCAATAAGAGAAAAGGATTTTCGCAAATTTTACACGAGCTTCACGAGCGGTGGAAATGATGTCGTTATCTTGAATCAAGCAGGCATGATCGTTTCCAGCAATCGTGACCAGCTTGTAGGGACGACGGTGCCAGAGCTTTTGACCTATGCCAAGCAAATTGAAGAGCAGCAGCTGGACGTTATGGATACAACGGCAATGGGGAAGAGCAGCCTCGTATTGTCCAAATATTTGCCGACCTATGATTTTTATTTGGTGAACTTAATTGATAAGCAGCAGGTCATGAGCCAAATGGTTGATTTCAAATTGGTCGTCCTTATCTCTCTGGCAATCGTGCTGCTGGCTCTCATTATCGTCTTTGTGATTTCAAGGCGGCTGACGAGATCGCTAACGCTGCTGGCGCGGCAAATTTCACGGGTGACGAAAAATGATTTCAATAATTACACTTCGGTAACGGGAAGCTACGAAATCAAGCAGCTCGGCAATGCCTACAACTACATGCTGGATGAGCTGAACGATTATATTAAGCGGCTCATTCAGACGCAGAAGGACCAGCGTAACGCCGAGCTGTCTGCGCTGCAGATGCAGATTAATCCCCATTTTTTATATAATACGCTGGCATCGATTAAAATTTTGGTCCAGCAGGGCAATAAGGATAAGGCTGCGGAAACGATAAACGCACTGATTTCCCTGCTGCAAAATACGGTGAGCAATATAAGCGAGACGATTCCGGTCTCACAGGAGCTCGTCAACCTTAAAAATTACGTATTTATTAACCATGTGCGGTATGGGGAGCAGATTCGGGTCAACTACTTTGCGGACAAGGATTGCATGGGGGCCCATTTGCCGAAGCTGGTTATCCAGCCGTTTATGGAAAATGCTTTTTTCCACGCTTTCCATGAGCGCAGGGAGGGATATATTTATGTACTTATCTCCCGTGAGGGCGATTCGCTCATCTGTGAAGTCGTAGACAATGGGGTCGGCATTAGCGGGCTGAGTAACGGTGAAGCTGGCGCCGAGGTTGACGGAGCAACCCGGGAAAACGGTGAACGCGGGGTGCATTCGGCAAGCCATTTCTTCTCGGGCATTGGCATACGCAACGTGCATGACCGTTTGACCCTGCTTTATGGTGAAGGCTATGGAGTGACGATTGTCAGTGATCCAGGTCAAGGAACACGTGTGAAAATCAAGCTTCCTTTGTTATTTGAGTAA
- a CDS encoding sugar ABC transporter permease, protein MKAAQPGIKIRNRASFTGWLFVIIAVVLIAAFYFYPMVQALLLSFKSGKGMNLHYVGFDNYIRLFSDQTFRVAVKNTFIYLIIQVPVMIVLAMFISVLLNDSKLKFKGFFRTAIFLPAVTSLVAYSVIFKYLFAGDGLVNQLLLKLHLIGTPIQWITDPFWAKITVIIAITWRWTGYNMIFYLSALQNIDHSIYEAAKIDGASSTRQFFGITMPLLKPIILFTSITSTIGTLQLFDEVVNITKGGPGNASMSISQYIYNLSFKYSADFGYAATVSYSIVIMIIILAFVQFKAAGDKNG, encoded by the coding sequence GTGAAAGCAGCGCAGCCTGGCATAAAAATTCGTAATCGAGCAAGCTTTACAGGATGGCTGTTCGTCATCATTGCTGTCGTACTAATAGCGGCATTTTATTTCTACCCAATGGTTCAAGCGCTTCTTCTATCGTTCAAATCCGGCAAAGGGATGAACCTCCACTATGTAGGCTTTGACAATTACATTCGTCTATTCAGTGATCAGACGTTCCGTGTCGCAGTAAAAAATACATTTATTTATCTCATCATTCAAGTGCCGGTTATGATCGTGCTGGCGATGTTTATTTCTGTGCTGCTGAATGACAGCAAGCTGAAGTTTAAGGGCTTTTTCCGTACAGCGATTTTCCTGCCGGCGGTTACATCTCTTGTTGCCTATTCGGTTATTTTCAAATACTTATTTGCAGGCGACGGCCTTGTGAACCAATTGCTGCTCAAGCTGCATCTGATTGGCACGCCTATTCAATGGATCACAGATCCATTTTGGGCCAAAATTACGGTTATTATTGCCATTACGTGGCGTTGGACAGGCTATAACATGATTTTCTACTTATCAGCTTTGCAAAATATTGACCATTCAATTTATGAGGCTGCCAAGATCGACGGCGCATCCTCGACTAGACAATTTTTCGGCATTACAATGCCTTTGCTCAAACCTATTATTTTATTTACATCCATTACATCGACAATCGGTACACTGCAGCTGTTCGACGAGGTTGTGAACATTACGAAGGGCGGACCGGGCAATGCATCTATGTCCATCTCCCAGTACATTTACAATCTGTCCTTCAAATATTCCGCAGATTTCGGATATGCAGCAACGGTGTCTTATTCTATCGTAATTATGATTATTATTTTGGCATTTGTTCAGTTTAAAGCGGCAGGTGATAAAAATGGATAA
- a CDS encoding SET domain-containing protein: MIEIRTSQLSNGELNRGVFATQDIAEGALIHEAPVLPYENEEHVHLEKTIFADYAFEYGANHSALLLGYGMLFNHSYTPNTFYELNFDNLTVDFFAFTDIKAGEELLINYNGEVDCEDPLWFNEEQGANKAD; the protein is encoded by the coding sequence ATGATTGAAATTCGAACTTCCCAGCTCAGCAATGGCGAGCTGAACCGCGGCGTATTCGCCACCCAGGACATCGCCGAGGGCGCGCTTATTCACGAAGCACCGGTCCTTCCTTACGAGAACGAGGAGCATGTCCATCTTGAGAAAACGATTTTTGCCGACTACGCTTTTGAATATGGAGCAAACCATTCCGCTCTTTTGCTGGGCTACGGCATGCTGTTTAATCACTCGTATACGCCGAACACGTTCTATGAGCTTAATTTTGACAATTTAACGGTAGACTTTTTTGCCTTTACCGATATTAAGGCAGGCGAAGAACTGCTGATTAACTATAACGGCGAAGTCGATTGCGAAGACCCTCTTTGGTTTAATGAGGAACAAGGCGCGAATAAAGCAGATTAG